A window of the Cannabis sativa cultivar Pink pepper isolate KNU-18-1 chromosome X, ASM2916894v1, whole genome shotgun sequence genome harbors these coding sequences:
- the LOC115699703 gene encoding GDSL esterase/lipase At1g71691, giving the protein MAAKQYYFVLILMMLLRSGGVSGQLIIGNSSDDGDNGMMSSSSSEMVPAMFIFGDSLIDNGNNNNLPLSFAKANYLPYGIDFKGGPTGRFSNGYTIVDQIAEMLGLPLIPPFSSTNGDQALHGVNYASAAAGILDVTGRNFVGRIPFNQQIRNFEITLDQITNNLGAVDVAQSLASCIFFVGMGSNDYLNNYLMPNYPTRNQYNAQQFADLLVQQYSQQLTRLYNLGARKVVIVGLGLMGCIPSILAQSPSGSCSTEVNQLVMPFNANVKIMINNLNTNLPGSKFIYVDTAHMFQDLLANSTSYGFSVINRGCCGIGRNRGQITCLPLQTPCPNRQEYIFWDAFHPTSAVNIIMGKKAFNGDNRNIYPINIQQLANLKIPTTTN; this is encoded by the exons ATGGCGGCTAAGCAGTActattttgttttgattttgatGATGTTATTAAGATCAGGTGGTGTTTCAGGGCAACTTATTATAGGGAATAGTAGTGATGATGGTGATAATGGGATGatgagtagtagtagtagtgaaATGGTTCCAGCCATGTTCATATTTGGAGATTCTCTCATTGACAAtggcaacaacaacaaccttcCTTTATCTTTTGCTAAGGCCAATTACTTACCTTATGGTATTGATTTCAAGGGTGGACCTACTGGTCGTTTCTCCAATGGCTATACCATTGTTGACCAAATAg CGGAAATGCTAGGACTTCCTCTGATTCCTCCTTTCTCTTCTACTAATGGAGATCAAGCACTTCATGGAGTCAACTACGCTTCAGCAGCAGCTGGAATTCTCGACGTAACAGGCCGAAATTTT GTGGGTCGCATACCCTTTAATCAACAGATAAGGAATTTCGAGATTACATTAgatcaaataacaaataatctaGGGGCTGTTGACGTGGCACAGTCCCTTGCCAGCTGTATCTTCTTTGTTGGAATGGGCAGCAACGACTATCTTAATAATTATCTCATGCCCAATTACCCGACCCGAAATCAGTACAACGCCCAACAATTTGCTGATCTCTTAGTTCAACAATATTCTCAACAACTCACA AGACTATATAACCTTGGAGCTCGAAAAGTAGTTATCGTTGGGCTAGGGCTAATGGGCTGCATACCAAGTATCTTGGCCCAAAGCCCAAGTGGAAGTTGCTCAACTGAAGTGAATCAACTTGTGATGCCTTTTAATGCAAATGTGAAGATTATGATTAATAATCTTAATACcaatttaccaggatctaaattCATATATGTTGACACTGCACATATGTTCCAAGATCTCCTCGCTAATTCCACATCTTAtg GTTTTAGTGTTATAAATCGTGGTTGCTGTGGGATTGGAAGGAACAGAGGCCAAATTACATGTCTGCCATTACAAACACCATGTCCAAACAGACAAGAATATATTTTCTGGGATGCATTTCACCCAACTTCAGCAGTAAACATCATCATGGGAAAAAAAGCTTTCAATGGAGATAACCGTAATATTTATCCTATCAACATTCAACAACTTGCTAATCTTAAAATTCCAACtactactaattaa
- the LOC115699712 gene encoding GDSL esterase/lipase At1g33811: protein MRMMKMRFTKETIIIKPSSSVVVLMIWFWLSGLGCSQPQQQQSQVPCFFIFGDSLVDNGNNNGIISLARANYQPYGIDFPQGSTGRFTNGRTFVDVLAQLFGFRTYIPPYARTRGRALLRGANYASGASGIRDETGNNLGGHSSMNDQVSNFGETVEQMRRFFRGDTNALNTYLSKCIFYSGLGSNDYLNNYFMTDYYSTSSQYTPRAYASALIQDYTRQLTQLYRLGARKMIVTSVGQIGCIPYELARFDGNNSRCNEDINKAIQIFNTQIIRLVNRFNSQFPGAKFVYMDFYQSTVDLYRKARSYGFEELDKGCCGVGRNNGQITCLPLQQPCEDRSKYLFWDAFHPTEAVNIILGKAAYGSKTQSYTYPINIQQLVSL, encoded by the exons ATGAGGATGATGAAGATGAGGTTCACTAAAGAAACTATAATAATAAAACCATCATCATCAGTTGTAGTATTGATGATTTGGTTTTGGCTCAGTGGTTTGGGTTGTTCACAGCCACAGCAACAGCAGAGTCAAGTGCCctgttttttcatttttggtgACTCTTTGGTAGACAATGGAAATAACAATGGTATTATTTCTCTTGCCAGAGCCAATTACCAACCCTATGGTATTGACTTCCCACAAGGCTCAACTGGTCGTTTCACCAACGGCCGTACATTTGTCGATGTTCTAG CTCAACTATTCGGGTTTCGAACTTATATACCACCTTATGCTAGAACCAGAGGCCGTGCACTACTTAGAGGAGCGAATTATGCATCTGGTGCATCTGGAATTCGAGATGAGACCGGAAATAATCTg gGAGGTCACTCGTCTATGAACGACCAAGTATCCAATTTTGGTGAAACAGTAGAACAAATGAGAAGGTTTTTCAGAGGAGATACCAATGCACTAAACACTTATCTCAGCAAATGTATATTTTATTCTGGGTTGGGAAGTAACGATTATCTTAACAATTATTTCATGACTGATTACTACTCAACTAGCTCACAATACACACCAAGAGCTTATGCTTCAGCACTTATTCAAGACTACACACGTCAACTCACT CAATTGTATCGATTGGGGGCTCGAAAGATGATTGTTACATCAGTGGGCCAGATTGGTTGCATACCATATGAGTTAGCTAGATTCGATGGTAACAACAGCCGATGTAATGAAGATATCAATAAGGCTATACAAATTTTCAACACACAGATTATAAGACTGGTCAACCGTTTCAACAGTCAATTCCCAGGAGCCAAATTTGTGTACATGGATTTTTATCAGAGCACCGTTGATCTATACCGGAAAGCAAGATCCTACG GTTTTGAGGAGTTAGACAAGGGTTGTTGTGGAGTTGGAAGAAACAATGGGCAAATTACTTGTTTGCCACTTCAACAGCCATGTGAAGATCGTAGCAAGTATTTGTTTTGGGATGCTTTTCATCCAACTGAAGCTGTCAACATTATATTAGGCAAAGCTGCTTATGGTTCCAAAACGCAGTCGTATACATATCCCATAAATATCCAACAGTTGGTTTCACTttga